Proteins encoded in a region of the Phoenix dactylifera cultivar Barhee BC4 chromosome 3, palm_55x_up_171113_PBpolish2nd_filt_p, whole genome shotgun sequence genome:
- the LOC103704953 gene encoding stress-related protein has translation MADASHQSDEISQEHEEPKFKYLDFVHVAAMQAVMYLASLYDFAKENSGPLKPGVQTVEGTVKTVIGPVYHKFHDVPVELLKFVDRKVDVSVQELERHVPSRVKSAYTAAQKAPAVARSVVGEVQRSGVLATAAGIARAACKRYEPAAREVYKKCEPVAEGYAVAAWLSLNRLPLFPQVAQIVVPTAAYWSEKYNRAVGCAAERGYSVAQYMPLVPTERIAKVFRNEAPASPAE, from the exons ATGGCCGATGCCAGCCACCAATCCGATGAGATC AGCCAGGAGCATGAGGAGCCCAAGTTCAAGTACCTGGATTTCGTGCACGTGGCGGCGATGCAGGCGGTGATGTACTTGGCGAGCCTCTACGACTTCGCCAAGGAGAACTCCGGCCCGCTGAAGCCCGGCGTCCAGACCGTGGAGGGCACCGTCAAGACCGTCATCGGTCCCGTCTACCATAAGTTCCATGACGTCCCCGTCGAGCTCCTCAAGTTCGTCGATCGCAAG GTGGACGTCTCGGTGCAGGAGCTAGAGCGGCACGTGCCATCGCGGGTGAAGTCGGCGTACACGGCGGCGCAGAAGGCCCCCGCTGTGGCACGTTCCGTAGTCGGCGAGGTCCAGCGGTCCGGGGTGCTGGCGACGGCGGCCGGCATCGCGAGGGCGGCGTGCAAGCGCTACGAGCCGGCGGCCCGGGAGGTGTACAAGAAGTGCGAGCCGGTAGCGGAGGGGTACGCGGTGGCGGCGTGGCTGTCGCTGAACCGGCTTCCGCTGTTCCCCCAGGTGGCGCAGATTGTGGTCCCCACGGCGGCGTACTGGTCGGAGAAGTACAACCGGGCGGTGGGGTGCGCGGCGGAGCGGGGTTACTCGGTGGCGCAGTACATGCCGCTGGTCCCAACTGAGAGGATCGCCAAGGTCTTCCGGAACGAGGCGCCGGCGTCGCCGGCGGAGTGA